TCTTTGCTTCATATTTGCATGTTCAAAAGATTTTTAGATAGAATTGGATCCCAGAAGATGGATTGTTTTGCCCATCACATTGGATTAGTCTACCTGTGAGAAATTGAAGAATGTAATTTATGTAACATTATGGGGAGAGTTCAATGGCCTTCCTTTGTTTCATATTGAGTGAATTTTCTTGTAACAAGCCAATTATTATGGTCATGGATACCATCACCATCTCCACTACTAACAGTTAAGTGGAACCCTTTCTGTTCCACTTCTTGCAAGGGAGGCTTTCCAAATAAGTAGGGCTTGTCATAAATTTAACTCAAGCTTCAAGACTGCACCAAAGAGATAGGATGGGCTTCTGATTACTAAAAATTCAATCCCAATGTGGCTTACCGTTTAACCAGAGACCAGAGTCTAACTTGAATGCCTGTAAAAAAACATGGCCTAGCGCATTCATTACCACAATAGATGAATCTTATATGCTGCAAGGAGTTCCCCATTTAATCTATAAGTCGTCGTTTTGGGCCTTTTGCTGGCTTTGGGCTTTGCCGGATTGTGATTGAAAAACACTTTTTTCAGATTTTGACTCATTTTAAAACTGTTGTTTAGGGAAAATACCTTTTTTTAAGGGTAATTCTTTCTTATCCTCTTAAACTTTAAGAGATGAATAATTTTCAtctataaatttcaatttaatataaaaaaattttaaattttaattttattttaaaaaaaataccttTCCTCCTCCAAAAGATTCACTatattatttcattttctttcttttccctctaTCACATTTTTACggcaaaaattatttattaataaaataccaattcttcctcttcttcttcgttTAGCTTTCACTTACAATTCGATCTCACCATAATTAATAGTCATAATATAACATTATACATAAATTATAGTTACTAAATGTAAATTGAACTGGTCGATTGAATTAATGAACCGACTCTTACATTAGCTTGAGTTAGTAATTGAATTAGATAGTAAAGTGACTCAATCGACTCGGCAGTTGAACTAGTGAATCGTTATGAGCTGGTTGACTTGAATGATTTAATTAttcaataaaatctttattttttaATGTTGGCATAGAGAATTGAACTCAAAACATCATCGTTAAAGATAAAATCAATTAAGTTAACTTAATAGTTATATGTTTTTttctaatatatttattttttaatatgtttttaatattttataaatattaaaaagtgaattatacatttataaaaaaaaaatttatacattatattattcgaatacttttatataaaatttataaacattATTaagaattatataaatataacttaataaatattaaagttttattttaaataattaaaatttaattaattaattttatttatttatttatttacattaataatgaatgttatttaattttttaaattaatttatatatttaattaattttttaaataatctaCTGATTAAACTATTAATTCATTCACTCAATCTCTTCAGCGAATTAATCcctgaattgaatttaattacgcTATTAAAATTTTTCTCCTCATCTAGGGTTTGCTAGATGGATTGGAGTTTGGAGGGTTAGAAATACAAGCCATTCTTTCTCCATCCAAAACTAATGAACAAAcggctaaaaataagaaaatttaaaataaatggaTATCATgaactgaaaattttgaagttCGAACCATGGAGCATTCTTTTTTATCACAGAATTTGATTGGGAAATGGTAGACTGCTGGCTGTTGTTTGTGCACGAAAGAATCCAAAACAAccaaacaaaattaattaatggaaaatATTTTGCCATTATTGTTTACAGATAAAAGCCAAAATCTAAAACCACTAGCAGCTTAACATTAAAATTAGGACCACTGCTTTGTCTTCAATCCTCAACGGCTGCAAAGAGGATGTTTTTCCCTCCATCCCATCCCAAATTTCAATCCCATTTCCTCCTCCAACACACTTTCATCGTACCATTGTCCTAACTCTCAACCAAAAAAGCTTAGAGGctgtttgatattattattattagagttGTAATTaacatatttgatttaatttaattccattaaAAAGAACTTATTACTTAACTCAAGACGGCAATCAATGAGACAAGCCATTAAACAAAATACTGTGATctcatattacatttttaaatagagataatatttatttattacgcTAGTCTTCAATGCGAAATAAATCTATCTCATTAAATTAATCATCAAGGCACTAAGCTGGGTGGTCTATTTTGGTACTTCTTGCTCCCTTTGATGGaatgtttcatttttttttttcaagaaatgttattattaattataatatgaattttattaaattatgttaCATAAATAGTAAAGTGTAATGAGTTTTTAAACGGcgaaataaaaattattagatatgttTATTATTGTTGTTGAATTTGATACCTTTAATTTCTcggtttaaataattttataaaatgtataaattaataaaaattattgaaaaatgtaATTTCTTATAATAATTATCAACTTTTAGTTTTAATTTACAAAGCTTGGTTATTGCAAATGTAGGAAGCACCCATGCAATCTGATTTTGATTTGCAATTCAGAActctgttataaaaaaaaaatttaaatttatatgagaataaatttaataaatattaaattaaatatttatatttatatttatatattaattatgtattttttatttaatttaacataaattctgatataaatatttaattgttCTGGAGATTATATCACAGGCACGTTAAGAAAAAATATACAGTGGATTAGGTAGGCAAGGCAAGCTTGCCTTCCCACCAACACAGCATGAGATGAGAATAATGAGGCAAGTGAAGTAAAACGACAGGTCAATTAATGGAATTGCATATCCAGTATCCATGACAACACAATAACATATCCTGCAGTCCTCATTCCCAAATTGACCTTTGATCGATATACGCAACGAAAGCAAATTAAACCACCCCTCAGAAATAAATGAACCAATAAACCCACCGGAGAACAGTCATTCCGGCGAGAATGTTGTCACTCTTTATAGAAAGATGAAACATTCAAGGGAAACAAGCGGGTTTTCAAGCGATTCATTTGCTGTTGTACCATTAGTATTTGATGTGCTTTGCCACTTGCCCTCCGTGCCACCGCCACCGCTCCGGGGAATTTCCGTTTTTGCCCGACCCGGAGACCCGTTCACCCTCCTTGATGACGGGCTACGACCCATTGTAGATCTATTTGTGGCAGGCGACCTGGACCTCCTTCCGGAGCTCTCCCCTGGGTCTCTCCCATTCGTGTCAGGCTTCAACCCTCGCCTTCCCGCCTGATAAGTACCCGATTCCTTGTTTTGAACCAACCTCACTGAACCTCCACGACCTGCATTGTTTCTTTTGTCCGGCGACTGATCCGTTCTACTGTTGGGTGACTTCCCCACAACCCTGTCTCGCTTGGGGCCAAAATCGCCCACGACTGCCCTGTTTCTTGGAGCCAGTTTCGCTACTGGAGATTTCTTTACTCTTTGCTTCACTTCCTCGCCATCATCATCGTCGTCGTCATCCCTTTTGTCATTGTTGAAGGTCGTAGTTGACACAGTCTCGCTGAAACTCAAACTGCAGACTTCTGACGATTGTTGTTCAGCGATCTCTTCTTCTTGGAAAATGAGTTCATCCTTGTGCCTATTTGGTTCGATCTTCTCATCAAGAAATGGTGGCTCAATGTGGATTTTCTTCTTTTTAGTTTCTTGATGTTGGAGTTCCTGTAGTGGATTCTTGATCGGCTTTAGAAGTTGGGGTAGTTTTAGCGgtggtgatgatgatgatggtttgAGTTTGGGAGTTTCAGAAAGGACTTCTTTGACTGTTTCTTCTTCAACAGAAGGGGGAGGAGCTCTACTTTCACGAGTTGACTTGGGTTTCAAAGACTCAGATCCCACTTGAAAATTCTGGCTCTTTGTTGAAGTTCCATGGCCATGAGTGCTTACACAACAACCCATCGGAGAATCAAGAAAATGATAGCTTCTTTCACATACTAGCGAAGCAATCAAGGCCAAGAACCTCAAGAAATAGAGAAGGGTCGCTGAAGGGTGTGAATCTGTGACTCTAATGGAGTCAATGCATCGTATTGTATTTATTGTGAGGTCCTTCAACAATTACACACAGAGAACAGAGTGGCCAAAATTTAAAGCGCTACCTAAGAATTTCTCCTTCTCTCCCAATAATAAAGAGCTCATTAGGCTTAGCTCAGGTCCCTTATAATCCCACTAGTCCTCTCTTCTCggctttttataaaaatttcccctttttttttccttttaattggGCCTTTGATGATTGTCTCGTGATCTGTGTCTCATCATTTTTTCTGTGAATATTTTTAACCAGCGGCGCCTCTTCTCTTTGTGTTTGTTTGTAATTTCACGCCCGCCAGTACATGTGCAATAATTAGGATAATACACGTAATGAATAGGGtgaataaaatatttgttaaaattattatttaaaaatataataaactaaaaaggtttttaatttttttttaaatataatcatTGTTTTTAAATAGATATATTAAAatgtttaataaatttaaaaaataaaattaataattgatgaatggttaatataatatctattaattataattttatcaattttatttttaaagttatttttattaattgataattaatttaatttttattttaatgatattattattatttatttaacttaaaaattaatattattaatatttttatatttttttataattttaatattttaattaacacattttactcttattaaaatactttttattaataacataaaatataaaatatttatttatatctaaaaatttaaaattaattttaaattttttctttatcaataataataattattttattattttatttatattttaaaaattatttaattattttttaaaaaattttaattattttcttattttaataataaaataaataatataatatattaataattatatattattttaataatataataaataatataatatattaatttgataattatatatttaatttaataataaaataaataatataatataataaatttataattttatatttattttaataataaaataaattatataatagatACATTTATTTGTTATTTCACATGTAACagtaacagctaaatataattttaccaaacacttaacataaatcagctaTCATCAGCTACCAGCTATCGATTATCAGCTATTAGTagcagctatcagctaacagtcaTCAACTATATCCAATAGTTAAATCAAACAGGTCCTAAGGgagtgtttggtttacctgttgggtgcagctgatagACACCAAAATAGGTGAACTAGAGTGTTTGATAAGTGTTAAAAAATAAAACCGATAGCTGATAGGTAGCTGATATGGTACCCATCAACTGCAGTTTATATCATCTTTATTTTTAGAgatgtttctcatcagctgatagctgattttattttattttttattttgaccatattattttttttatttaacttaaaaattaatattattaatatttttatattttttatttataattttaatattttaattaacacattttaattttattaaaatattttttattaataacataaaatgtaaaatatttatctatatctaaaaatttaaaattaattataaattttttctttatcaataataataattattttattattttctctaCTGAGAATACTTAAAAAttgattaacttttttttttcttagatagcttgtattatattattttttattaatagataaaaataaaaagagaatgaTAAGGAAAAAAAGTATaggcataaaagaaaaaaaatataaaaatagagaagtaaagaaaaataaaagagaaataaaacgaGGAGATTAGAAtagtttatatattaaaaataattataagattaaataattaataaagttaaattataaaaattaattaatatatatttttttaaaatataaagactaatagattaattttatcaaaataaaaatattaaatattagttgaattaatatgaattaatataaaaatttaataatatatttttaaaaatataaaaattaaataattaatttattaaaatattaatactaaataataatttactctCGTTCCACGATCACATCCTAATCTGTCGCCAGGCTCCACAAGAATAATAGCAATTATAAAATATatctaatatattaaaaaataatatatcaaaACTATATAAAAAGgccctaaattttaaaaaatagaattCATATTTTATAAGTAAATGTACATACACACAAATTGCACCTCACAATTTCCCTACATCTAGAGCATGAGTGGGTTGCACTGGAGTATATGCGAAAATCTTGAAACGATGACCAATCGATGGGAGCAAAGGCGCAC
The sequence above is a segment of the Hevea brasiliensis isolate MT/VB/25A 57/8 chromosome 11, ASM3005281v1, whole genome shotgun sequence genome. Coding sequences within it:
- the LOC110661979 gene encoding uncharacterized protein LOC110661979 — its product is MGCCVSTHGHGTSTKSQNFQVGSESLKPKSTRESRAPPPSVEEETVKEVLSETPKLKPSSSSPPLKLPQLLKPIKNPLQELQHQETKKKKIHIEPPFLDEKIEPNRHKDELIFQEEEIAEQQSSEVCSLSFSETVSTTTFNNDKRDDDDDDDGEEVKQRVKKSPVAKLAPRNRAVVGDFGPKRDRVVGKSPNSRTDQSPDKRNNAGRGGSVRLVQNKESGTYQAGRRGLKPDTNGRDPGESSGRRSRSPATNRSTMGRSPSSRRVNGSPGRAKTEIPRSGGGGTEGKWQSTSNTNGTTANESLENPLVSLECFIFL